Genomic segment of Ailuropoda melanoleuca isolate Jingjing chromosome 1, ASM200744v2, whole genome shotgun sequence:
CCACACCTTGCAAAGGCAGAGCCAGCCCAGATCCCAAGTCTCCTGACTCTCAGAGCCTGCTTGCGTCACTTTACTTGCCTCTGGGATGATCAAGTCAAACAAGATAGTCTCCCAAGTTCCTTCCAGGTCTCAGATTGTGATAAAAAAGTAGGCAGTAGTGGTATAGATGGTGCCCATGTGGCAAAGTAAAGATAAAGCATGATTCCACGGATGTTtgagaacaaaaaaaaacccacatttgtCATGGATGTCAGCCAATGAAGAGAACACCCATCAACTGTCGCTTGAGAGGACCAGGACCAAATGTCTACATCACTCACTAGCTGGTGAAACAGAATGGCTCAATCtcactttcagaaaaaaaaaaaatcatgtcctGTGGGCTTTTCTCTTTATCCTGATCATGTCAAATGACTGGACTTTTCTCCTCTGCCAAAGTAAATAGTTACTTCCCGTGATAGGCACCCAGTTTTACAGTGAAATTCATTTCAATAAACTATTGAAAGACTTTTATCTTTTGAAACCACACATACTGTCAGGATTTGTCTCCAACCTGAGTGCATCAATTAgttacaaagaatattaaaagccATCTAGAACATCGCCATTACCCTTGATGCATTCAGCCGTACAGACTGGTAGACATTTTATCTAATGCATGTTTATCTCATTTCTGCCTCCTCTTAGATGtaactctcccttcccccttcctttcttgaggtataattgacaaatgaaaATTGCACATATCGAAAGTGTGCAATGTGAcgatacatatacattgtgaagtgATTGTCACAAACAAGCTGATTAACACATCCAATTGTCTGATATAGTTACcttccgtgtgtgtgtatgtctggtGAGAACAGTAAAATCTAGTCTCTTCGcacatttcaagtgtacaatacagtattattaactatggtcaccatgctgtatattagatccccGGGACCCACTCGTcttataagtggaagtttgtaccgTTTGACCAGCATCCCCCATTTCCTCCAGCCTGAGCCCccggcagccaccattctactttctgctgcGGTGAGTTaaactttttttagattccacatgtaagtgagatcacacagcatTTGTTAGATGtaagcccctcctccccacctgagGTCTGGAGGTCCTCATATTTTAGTCTAAGGGCTGGTCACCCAGTAAGTCCTTTGCTGCGGTCCCACTGAGTTCCTGGGTTCTCCCACTCTGAAGAGTTTCTTTCAAATGACTCCATCTACCTTTGTCTCACTGCACCCTGCTTTCCTGATCACCCAGGAAGCCAAGCTTGGTGGCCCAAGGACTAGTCAtaccctcccctgctgcccagggCAAAGAGCGGTGTTGATCTTTTCTAAAAGCTGTCAGCTTCTACCTTTGCTTCTCAGTTCTTTGgtgattgttgttgttgttgttggcggtggtggtggtggtggtggggtgtgtgtgtgtgtgtgtggtggggaggagctgggCTCCGAGTGACAGCACACATCTCAAATGGCCTCAAGGTGAAACAGCTCACTCACCGTCCTGACGACCTCCGTGACACGGTACAGCACAAATTGGTTGCCGATTTTGTTTCTACTGTTATATTTCTTCAGCGCGGCGTCCACTGCCTTAAATAAGTCCTCATCATCGCAGTCGATTTCTTGCGAGGACTCCTGGCTCACACTTGGCAGCAGCCTGGAGCAGAGAAAAAGCAAGGCAAGTAATCTCATGATTTAGCAGTCTCCCTCCAGGAGCCGAGGGATGGTTTCACAGAGAATCGGGCGCCAACTTGGATGCTGATTTTAGCTCTTCCCAGCCCTTTATGTCCTCTGTACGGGTGTTTCTCCGCCCGGGCACCCCCAATCCTGGCGGGTTCCTGCCGCCATACACTATTCGCCCTATTTCCAAAGGACAAATGGCCCCGTTGGGTTATCCAGGCAGATTTCAGGCTGAAATATTACAACACTGGGGTCGTTAACCTGCTTGTTTGTATTCAGGAAGCACGTGGGCGCCCAGAGCCCATTTCCAGGTGATTGCACAATGTTGTATAACAAATCAGAGCAGAAACTattaaaggagaaggaaaaaaaacaccaatcACCTGCTAGTCCCTTTCCCAAATGACTTTCCCAAAGCCCTCTATGAAGGTCACGACATGGCACAACAATGCAACGAGTACAATGTACAGAAACgttttaatcatttctttgcAAGCTATCTAGCTGCAGAAAAGCAGGCTGCCACCAATCACGTGGCATGACTGGGGAGCAATGCCCGGGCACAGAGCTCATGCGGGGAGTCCCGCACCAGCACACTGGtgcaactaaaaataaaatagggggaTCCTCTCTGGTCTCTGGTTAAGTCAGCCTCTCTCCACTCTCTTGTATTGGTTCTAGAAAGGAAAATGCTCCCCAGGGtggaggagacaggagagaagCACAAGAAGAGATGggccgaggggcgcctgggtggcacagcggttaggcgtctgccttcggctcagggcgtgatcccggcgttctgggatcgagccccacatcaggctcctccgctgtgagcctgcttcttcctctcacactcccctgcttgtgttccctctcttgctggctgtctctctctctgtcaaataaataaacaaaatcttaaaaaaaaaaaaaaagagatggattGAGTGAAGCCCATGTTCCCCATCCCTGCATCTTATTTCCGGGGTGGTGGATTTGGGTGTCTATCACCAAACCTAAGGAACCTTTCGGATAAACCCCGAGTTCTGAGGCCAACTCCTCCAGCGCCGTGCCGGTTAGACGTCTCCCCACTCTCCCGGTTGTCAGCTTCTGCCTCTTTGTGGGACCCTACTTTGTCCCAGCCTAACAACCAACTTACCCATTTCTCATTTGGCCTTAGTCTTTTTTCCTCTATACCTCCTGCCCggacacacccacacccacacccacacccacacacacaagaGTCTCTCTTCTGCCAGCACTATGTACTCGCAACTTCTTCCCGTAAGTCAGGTAGCGAACCCCAAACCTTATTAGTCTGTGTCTAAATGCTTGAGCCCTGATTTGGGAAGAAGGGAACAGAAAGAGATTCGTTTGTGGAGAAAGAGTCCTCTGGAAGCAGAACTGAGCAAAGAGAAATTGCCTGAGACTAGCGCACCCCTAGCCTGGGGGGAAGATATGAGAAGAAGGGAGGTctctgggggcgcttgggtggctcagtcgttaagcgtctgccttcggctcagggcatgatcccggcgttctgggatcgagccccagatcaggctcttccgctgggagcctgcttcttcctctcccactccccctgcttgtgtttcctctctcgctggctatctctctctctgccgaatgaataaataaaatctttaaaacaaaaaaaaagggggggggaggtctctgggcctctgccctgCCTTCTGGGCACGGAGCCTGGAAGGCAGCAAGATCTCAGGGAGAGAAGAGCCCAGGGCAGACACACTCGTTATCAGTCTTGCAGAGACGCTTACATCTTCAGTTCGATACCACGGTAGCTGATAAACTAGACCCAAAGAGCAATGTGTACAGTAGTGAGCATCCCTCAGCAGGAGGGAATCTAGTGGACCAGTGAGGGAGACTCAAACCTCCTTCTCATGCCCACCACCCAAACCCCTAGGCACTCCGTGAAATTCTGGAACTGTGGCACAACTTCGTGTGGGGAGTAGCAGGGTGAGGGAACTCCAAGAAGGACTGAGGTTAAGTCTCCTATTAACCTACCAGGATGGGAGCctgaaatggaaattaatttgtttggaaaataaagtgaTATTTCTTCTGCACCTGAATTTATGGTCATGATTTGTACCTGCAATGTTCTTTGCAATTCATAGCCCAAGCCTTGATGGCATCATAAGTgaatttagaactttttttttccaaagggaaaTTTAGAGGACTGGAAGTAACAAGGAGGAGGGAACTTGAATTTTGGATTAGAAGAATAATCCTTTGACTGATAAAACATACCTTCTTGGTATGCCCAGCTACAGTGTAAGTGCTCAATGAGGAAAGACTCTAGAATTAAAGGAGTTAAGTCCAGGAAAGCAAGAGGATCAGAGATTTGCTTCAAGGATTTAGTGGACAGTGACTGACCTGTAGCATTGacatctttcctctcctttccatttgtctctctcttctcatgccatctcctcccccacccacattTGCCCTACCCCGAATACGAAAATAAGGTTGAAATACTTgaattttgtattcatttattgatcatattttatttatgattctaAGTCAGGACATTAATGTTTCCCCATCGaggaaatcagattttatttGGGAAGTGAGTATGCAAAAAACTGCGAGATATGTGAAAACTCACTCTTAAATGCCCCTGGGCATGATTCAGAAACTGATTGAGGGAAGGGCTGAATTTCTGGTGTTAGAGGATTTTTGTCGTCTGGCAATGAGAAGCTGGGAAAATCGGCATCGGGAAGAGGAAGAACTTCACCTTCCTTTAGCGGAGGGAGCCGGTAAACATATCCGATTTGTCTCCAGTGGAAGGGAAAGTGCCTTTTACCTGGAGCTCTTTCTTCTGAGTGCCTGGAGGGTGGGCCATGGCCCCAGCGAGGGTGATCTTCGGGACCCTGTCTATGAGGTGGTGGGTCACAAGGCCCATGGTCAAGGAAATCGTGTCCATGGGGATGGTGCCCATGCGGACGGTGTCCATGGGGATGGTGCCCATGGGGACGGTGTCCATGGGGATGGTGTCCATGAGGATGATGCCCGTGAGGAGGGGGTCCATGAGGATGATCCCCATGAGGATGATGCCCAGGAGGAGGGGGTCTGGGGATGATCCCCGTGAGGATGATGCCCGTGGGGAGGGGGACCATGGGGATGGTTCTCACTGGAACTATTATTATGAGGGTGTCCATGGGTCCCACTCTTGCCAAAATGGGGGTGATGACATCTTGACCCTGGTGGGGGAAGTGGTGGTCTGTCTTCTGGAAAAGGTGGGCATCCAAATTTATGTGGCTTGTGAGGAGGATGGTGATCTCTAAATTCATCAGGCTTAAATGGAGCCTTGCCAGCAAAATGCTTATGTCCACCAGAGTGGAAGGGATGGCCAAAATGGTGTGGTATACCACTGAAGTTTCTACATTCCTGGTAAGGGACACAGAAAAGTGAATATTATTACATAACACAAAAGGAGAGGTTAGATGTACAACTCAATTTAGACCAATGGCTTCCAGATTTTTGTATTccacaaatcaattttaaaaataggatagcAAAAAAGTGTTCTCAAACTTTTACCCTGccaaactgacttttaaaatgcaaacagtggggcgcctgggtgactcagtcagttaagcgtccgagtcttagtttcggctcatgtcatgatctcagggttgtgagatcaagccctgcatcaggctccaattctctctctccctccctctccttctgcccttctccctgcatacactctctctttcaaataaataaatcaatcttaaaaaaataaaataaaatacaagcaaaaacTATCTTCTACCGCCATCATTATTTCACAATTGGAATGTTATTTTGATGATACAAGAGTCAGAAAGTATCTGAGTAAAGGGTGGTTCTTCAGATGCAATAAATGTCGTATTATGAAAAACTTTCCTTATtgtcccatttttttattttcaacacaaAATGGTGAAATTACATTGTAGAATGGCTATCTGTAGACCAACATTTGGAAAACTAGTGCCTTATAATTTATGTCTTCAACAGAGTTCTGAGGCTTTATGGTTTAAGCGTCTCTTTCTCCTAAAGGAGGAGCACttcatctcttctctctccttcttgttcagagtttaatttaaaaaaaatcatgtcccTGGTGACAAACCTggtttgcccctccccccccctttgttTTATGGTTTGGCACAGAGACATTaggattattttcagtttttgctgaTGTGAAAAATACGGTGATGAGTATCTTGGTAGAGAACAAAGCTTTCTGGGACAGATGAGAAATATTGCTTTGTGCCTTCTTTTATGCACTTTTATATAATGTGTTTGAGGTTAATTCATTCCCCTTCAGTTCTAGGCTTGATACTAAAAGCTAGGAATTGAGTCTCAGGACTGGAACCTTGGCTACAAGGACCATTTTCAACTTCATTAAGAGGTTGATTGAATCGGTCATGATTTTACTTTACAAATCTTACCTCTCCCCAATTGgaaattttttatactttttgtatCATATCAGCAATTGCACCCCATTCGTTCCCCAGGGGCCTattctctctgtatttcttttcagccccctctcatctctctgcctctctctctccaccagccCCAGAGCTATAAGAGTGAAATACACCATGTGTATGAAAATCTCTTAGTCTGGCACTGCACATAACAAAGACTTCTTAAGCAACCCACCTCGAAATTGAAGACTTCACAGTTTATGGCAatgtcttctgggttttccaagTCAGAGGCCCCTACCTCGTAGGACAAATCTGCTCTGCAGAATCCAGGGGCCTAGAAAGAAGACAGAAGCctgttaatgtgtgtgtgtgtgtgtgtgtgtgtgtgtgtgtgtgtgtgtgcaggtggtATGAGGGTGCATAGCTAGAGTCGTAAACTTTTATACATTTGGGAAAGAAGATGAGCTTTAGAAAAAGCAGGGGAATATtgtcaaatatctcttctagttCTTTAACAATCTTTCCCTGTCAATACTTAGAGAAAGTACAGTTTCCAAAGTGGTTCACTTCATGCTGCTGTGGTTCTCTTCCATGAGGGGTCACCACCCAGGGTCACCCCATGGGAGGTCGTGAGGAATACCACATCACTGAGGTCTTGTCTTTCTTTCAATCCTTCTGCACTGAAGACCTAAGTTTCCTGTGCCTAGAGAGAATGAAGAGTGGTACAGAAGAGGGATTTGTACAATTTTACCCAGACCCTTGAAGGAAAGTGCTGGAAAGGAGGGAACCAGTATGAAAATGGGTTTGCTGGACCCTGTCAAAGTGACTTAGCGTCCTAGCCTAAACTATGACTGGCTGGTATCCCTGTGCCACAGAGGCCCCTACACCCAGCTGTCAAAGTTAGACTAGGACAAGAAGACAATGCTTTTCTAGAAGTGACAGTTAAGCACTGAGATTCTGAGAAcagttttggagtcagacagagcTATGTGAATTCTGGCTTCAccatttactagttgtgtgaGTTTAGGCAAGTTACGTGAAATTTCTAGTTACCTTCAGGTCGTGGAAGGGCTTAACTAAATGAGATGATTCTGCAAAAACAGCCCTGAGACGCCTCTTCTCCAGCTGCCATGTTTCTGCACTGGGTTGTTAAGGATTTGTTGAAGAAGGGATTGGGAGAGGGAGGTATCTCTTCTGGTGGCCACTAAGCAGGGTTCTAGAACTGCTTCAGGCAGGGAACACGAACAAGCCAGAAAAGGAACTCATGAATGCTTCCTCTCTTCTGACCCTGGAGAATGTGTTGTTAAGCTTCAGAATTATCCTGAACTTGAAATCAGAAGGCCACTGTTAAAGTCCTATGTCCCAACACTTTCTGATTAAGTGCCCTTAGGCACGTGGTTAAACTCCTGGGCCCTTCTGTCCCAGGGAAATGGGGGTAGACATGTGCTTCTCCTCAGCATGGTTGTCACAGGGATCCAACAAGGCAATAACATACGTGGAGATGTTCTGTAAACTCTAAGTCACCCTACAATGCTGAGTTTTATTAATAAAAGCTTTCTACAAACACATGAGTATCCATTTATATGCGATTAGGGGGAAAATCCCACTGGAATGAGCATTTGGAGAACGAGATTCTAACCTCAGCTTGGTTATGAACATTGGGCAAGGCGCTTCCTTCGCTGGCCCTCAGTTACCTCCATATTGGTCACATGGGGTCACTGTGAAGAGTCAACAAGATGAAGTGAACGAAGGCACCCAGGGTGGAGCCTCTTAACGCAAGCCGGTTGTGAGTTTTAGCTAAGTGGGTTCGAAAAAACCTCAGCGTTTAGTTtaggtatttattgagcatattaCAAATCGTACTCTTATGATTCActtaacttccctgtgcctcggtttctccaTCTCTAAGAGAGATAACAATACCTTCCTcacagggtggtgggggggggaatgaggTATGTGTGAAGCACTTGGGAGGATGCCTGACACGTGGGGGTGGTCTCTACATGTTACCTCGTATTTCAGAGACGTTTATTATACTCACATTATGGTGCCTGGGAAAATGGCGGCTACTGGAGCAGTTCCTCACAGAGAAGTCCACGTAGTAAGCggttctttcccctcctctctggaaCAAATTGGATCAAAGCACtttcagacacataaaaagaagttaaaagaagGTACCTAGTACCTAGACTGTGAAACACCACGGGGATTCAAAATCACCAGTATGTGCCCTTTCTCTTGTGgcctctgccttttaaaaatttatcaccCAAGTGGTAAGGTAAATACTATTTCATTGAAAAGGTCAAATAATATAGACATAACCAAGCACAGTGTGAAAACTCATGCTTCCTGCACCCAGTGTCTTCTTCCCAGAGTACCACTACCACGTACCTGGTGTGTGTCTCCTGGCCTTTTCCTAAATATGTTGCCCATATACACAGGTATCTAATTAACATACATGGGCTCAGAGTCTAAGTATCGTTCTCTAACTTGCTTTTTCCCTTAGGAACTCTTCCTAGTGCATGCAGACCCAAAACATTCTCTCTAGTAATTGTGCCCTATTCGTTCCACGACTTGTACACACCGTAATTCATTTAACTTGGCATTTTCAAAATGCAAGATGGACATCAAAGAGCTGCTTTATGAGACCACTTTGGGTGGGAGGCAGTTGGGCCCCCGGACTGGAAGGCAAGGGAGCTGTCTCGCCACAGCCACACCACGCGGTGTGCTGGGAtagtttctctgtgcctcagtttcccatcatCATACAAGGAGTTTAGGACAGGATGATTTTTAACAACTCACGTAACCCTAATATGctcttctgtctttccctctttcctgagTTTTCCCTCCTCTTCGGTAGATATTCATACTCCCCACAactccaaaaaatataaaactgcagGAAAGCAGGTTTTTTTGGTATCTCTTGCCTTTCTATGGAGGCTGCAACAGGGCCCTCAGTTAGAAAGGAGCTAGACATGTGAGGCCAGTGGAGAGGGCCGATGCCACTGAGTCCGCACCTGCCAGGTTGGAGTTGGGCCCTCAGACACTAGCTGACATGAGTAGAGACTCACCCCTCTGACAACTCTTTCCAGTCGGTCCACTCGGAAAGAGGCAAAATCTCCATTCTCCTCTTTGTACTTCTCAAGGGCTCTGTCGGCTAGTGTTCTGTAAGATTCAGTATCTTCTAAGAAGTCGAAGACTACAGGGCTATCTTTGTTATTGGCCAGTGCCGAAGAGACTGGAGAAAGAAGTTGGCAATATTGCAGTACCAGGTTGGGAAACAGCAATGTCAATGCCAGGACTTAATATACATAAGCATGGTGGCAAGAGTAATGATagcttccattttacagatgggcaaatTGAGGGTTGGAGAAGCTAAGTACTTTGAGATCAAATCAGCCAATCAGCAGCAGAGCAACACTGAAATCCAAATCCTTCTGATGCTTATGTCTCTTGTGGCCCCTTTgaaatcccccccccccgtcaCTCACCAAGTGTTAATATTTCACTAAACTCCTCCTGCCTCTCCAAGGAGGGAGAGGCATCATTAACAGAGTTTtgcccagagagagaaaatacaggtCAACTTTTCTTCAAGGTGACTTCTGGAAGGAGTTGTTTGGCTATTAAATTGTTGTATACTGACATGTTGAAatggacaattttttaaaggaattctgtgataattcttttgaaaaaaaaataaaaagagcatgGCATTGAGTCAACACTGGTGAAACAGGATCGTGTCTTTGCCACATTTTGGCTGTGTTCCCAAGACCAAGACATtgaacctctttgagcctcagtaattttatctctaaaatacaAAGTATCATAATCTTTACCGCGTATGGTCGTGTTGTAAAATGAAATGGGATAATCCGTGTAACCGCTTTTGCGAACTCTCCAGTAACACATAACTTTCGGGTGTTGAAATCAATAATTGAGTGCTAAGTGTTCTGCAAAGTGTACTTTGCATCTTACTTCATTCTAAGAAGAATCCGGAAGgctaatactattattatccttatttaaaaaagaggaaagcttaaagaggttaagtaacttgctctcAAAACGATACAACTAATAAATAAggaagctgggattcaaactcaaatCTGACTTCGGAGCCTACGTTCTCCACAATGACATTGCACTGCCTCTCATAGATTTCCGTTCTTCCATATTGAATTTCTTTAAAGGAAGGTATACCAGTAACTGAAGAAAACCCTCTCCCTTTTATTCTGCAgagagcaaataataataattgagtCCATGAGTGCAGGGGCCATTTTTGATATGTACATCTCAGCATTATATGATGAATATCACAGGATGATTGAACTCTGTATTCATCTAGAATTAGCATTTTAACAGATGACCATACCAGAACTTGTGGTGCAGTTATAGTCCATCACTCTGAAATACTGAGTGTCGTTCAGACATTGTGTGGCTATCACCTTACACTGTCCGATCACCTGTAAGAGAAAAGAGTTCATATGCCATTGCATACTGTTTTCCTTGGGTTGAACGTGAAGGGACAAAAAGTGATGTCACGTACTCCCACTTTCCGTTGAGAATTCATCTTTGTGTTCTCTCACCAAATCCTCTTTCAAAACCTgtattttctttgtctgtttctGTGAGCTGGATGCCATTGGCATCCCAAACCATCATGAGAGCCAGGGAGACGTTGTTTAAACAGATCATGACCACATCCCAAACATTTCCAAGGGAAAAAAGTGCTCGAAGTCCCA
This window contains:
- the HRG gene encoding histidine-rich glycoprotein, encoding MRAFTAALFLFPLIALQNARAVSSEDCAATEPFAAKVLDLINKERRHGYLFQLLRVADAHLDKVESAAVYYLVLDVKESDCSVLSRKHWDDCAPALSKRVSDIVIGQCKVIATQCLNDTQYFRVMDYNCTTSSVSSALANNKDSPVVFDFLEDTESYRTLADRALEKYKEENGDFASFRVDRLERVVRGRGGERTAYYVDFSVRNCSSSRHFPRHHNAPGFCRADLSYEVGASDLENPEDIAINCEVFNFEECRNFSGIPHHFGHPFHSGGHKHFAGKAPFKPDEFRDHHPPHKPHKFGCPPFPEDRPPLPPPGSRCHHPHFGKSGTHGHPHNNSSSENHPHGPPPHGHHPHGDHPQTPSSWASSSWGSSSWTPSSRASSSWTPSPWTPSPWAPSPWTPSAWAPSPWTRFP